CCGTCTCCGCCGGATCCACATGAACCAGCAGCTCACCCTGCTCCTTCGCCCGCACCAGCAAGGTCCGCGTGAACTCGATCCACCCCGGCACCGAACCCCCGCCGAAGATCTCCCGCATCCCCGGCCCCAACGACAGCCGCGCCCCCGCGCTCAACATCGGCTCCCGCTTCATCCGGTACGCCAACAGCATCGCCACGTCCACGAGCTCCTGCAGCTTGCTCTCCCGCTGCGGCACCCCGCCCTCACCGAACTGCTCGTCCAGCACCCCCTGCGCCAACTCCTGCTTCGACGCGAAATGGAAGTACAACGCCCCCTTGGTGACCCCCGCCCGGGAGAGGATGTCGGCGATGGTGGCCGCGTCATAGCCCCGCTCGTCGAAGACCGCCGCAGCCGCCTCCAAGATCACGCGACGCGTACGTACCGCACGCTCCTGCCGTGCCACGGTGCCTCCGTTGTCCAAGGGCCACTCCGGCCGGACCCGCATACACGAATCCACCACCCTCAGTAAAACCAACCAGAAGGTCCGTATTTTATCAAGCGGGCACACCCCGCCCCGCCCTCACACACCCCCAACCCACCACCCCCAACCCACCCTCCCCACAACCCCCTTCACCCCCACCCGCCTCACACACCCCGCACCGGACACCGCCCCCCGCCCGAACCCCGAACCGACCCGCCGTCCACCACGACACCACCCCCGACCACGTCCCCGGCATCCACACCGACACCGACACCGGCCCCGGCATCCACACCGTCCCCGACCCCGGCCTCGACCACGGCCTCGACGCCGACACCGGCCCCGGCATCGACGCCGACGACCCCGGGACCGGATACGGGACCGGCACCAGAACCGGACGCCGCGCCCGGCCCCGCGCCCGAACCCGTGTCGGGCACCTGCACCGAGACCGGCACCGGAGCCCGCACGTGCACCACCCCCGGCACCCGCTCCCCGACCGGCCCGGCAACCACACCCGCACCCCGCACCTCGACCCGCACCACAGAACCCCCCGCACCCCCGGCCACACCCACCCCGGCACCCGCACCGGCCCCTGCCCGCACACCCGCACCGACGCCAAAACCGACGTCACCCTCCACACCGCCTCCCGAACCGAAGCCGGAACCGGAACCGCCCCCCACGCCGGAGCCCGAGCCGGATCCGCCCCCCACCCGGTATCCGGAGCCGGAGCCGGAGCCGCCCTCCACCCCGTATTCGGGGCCGGGGCCGCCCTCCACCCCGTATCCGGGGCCGGAGCCGCCCTCCACCCCGTATCCGGGGCCGGGGCCGGGGTCGGAGCCGGGGTCGGGATGCGGGGCGGCCTGGCGGCCCAGGACCACCGGCAGTTCACGCAGCCCGTTGGAGATGAACGACTCCACCCGCGCCGGCCCGCGCCCCTCGCCCCCCACCCCCGGCGCCAGAGCCGCCTCGGGGAACCGGGTGAAGAACCGGCGCAACGCCACCACGCACTCCAGACGGGCCAGCGTCGCCCCGGGGCAGTGGTGGGTCCCGTGACCGAACGACAGGTGCTGCGCCCGGGTGGAACGGGTGACGTCGAAACGGGCGGCGTCCGGGCCGTGGACGGCCGGATCACGACCGGCCGACGCGAAGGACACCAGAATCGGGTCACCCTGCGCGATCACCACACCCTCACCCATGTCGATGTCCTCGACCGCGAACCGCAACAGCCCGTACGCGGCCGGCGCCTCCACCCGCAACGACTCCTCCACCGCGTCCTGCCACGACGCCACCCCCGCCCGGACCAGCGCCAACTGATCCGGAGCACGCAGCAGCTCATACAGAGCGGTGCTGATGAGATTGGCGGAGGTCTCATAACCCGCGGTGAACAGCAGAATCAGGTTGTCCAGGAGCTCCTTCTCACTGAACGGCGCCTCACCCCGCGCACCATCACGAGCCGTGATCAACGCACTCGTCAGATCAGGCCCCGGACTACGCCGGCGATGCGCCACCAGATCGGCCATCGTCGCATTGAGATCGGCAGTGTTGCGACGAGCGTCCTCGGCAGAGATCGCCGTGTCGAAGAACCCCTTGATGATCTTGTGGAGAGGCGCCCAGGACCGCTCCGGAATCCCGAACAGCTCGAACACGATCCGAGTCGGCAGCTCATGCGCCAGCGCCGCCCGCAGATCCACCGCGCGACCCTCCCCGCCCACCCGGGCCAACCCGTCCAACAACTCCCCCACGACAGCCTCCACCCGCGGCCGCAGATCACTCACCCGCCGGGTCGTGAACGCGGCCGCCAACGGCCGCCGCAACCGCGTGTGCTCCTCCCCGTACGCGGTGTGCATGTTCTGCACCGACACCCAGATCGCCAACGGCCAACGATCGTCCACCTCCCCACCCGCCCACGCCGGCCAATGCCGGTAGGCATCCTTCGACACCCGCGGATCCACCAGCAGACGCCGGATGTCCGCCTGCCGATTCACCGCCCAACCCCGCACCCCACCCGGCAACACCACCGGCACCGCCGGACCCCGCCCACGGATCCACTCCGCCTCGGCATGCATCCGGACACCGGACACATCGATCTCCACAGGACACTGACGGTTCATCACACAGCACTCCCCCACGGACGGCGACACGGCATGCCCCGGAACGGACACCCGCCCAATCAAACCGCCCATCCGGTTCTCGACTCACCGGCGGCGGCCCCGAGTCTGGCATCCGCCCCACCCCCTTGCCAATGGCCCACCAGGCCCACAACTCCCCCGCCCCACACGGCCACAGCCCAACCCCCACCCACCCCACACCCACCACCGCCCCCGTCTGAACACCACATGCCGCCACCCTGTCCGACCGGCACACACGACCGGAAGACCACTTGCCACTTTGACCCCCCTCCCACCCGCCACCCCCACCCACCCCCCACCCCGATATCCGCTGGTCGCCCCCTCCCCACACCCCCACGACACCCACCCCCACCCCCACACGACACCCCCGCCCACCACACACCCCCGTCAAGACCTTGCAAACAAAACCGGAGAGTCCGTATCTTGCGGAACGCGTGAGGAACCCCGACCCATCCGTCCAACGGCTCTGCGGGAGACGTCCATGACCATGCTCACGATCCGCGAGAACACCCCCCTGCTCCCCCCACCCGGAGCACCCCTGACCCGATGCAACCCCCTCCCCACCCCCACCCCCGCCCTGACCACCACCGTCCCCCGCGAATACGTCCACCGCAGCTCACTCGCCGAGGTCTTCCTCACCGGCTGCCACCGCACCGGCGAACACACCTTCCACCTCACCGGACAATGGCCCCGCGCCCACACCTTCTTCACCACCCCCGACCACACCCGCCACGACCCCGTCCAAGCCGGCGAAACCATCAGACAAACCGGCCTCTACCTCTGCCACGCCCTCTACCACGTCCCCCTCACCCACAACGTCCTCCTCCACACCCTCGACTTCACCACCCACCCCCACCACATGCACATCGGCACCACCCCCACCGACCTCCACATCACCGCCCACTGCACCAACACCACCCAAAAAGGCAACCGCTTCTCCGGCACCCTCCACACCACCATCCACCGCAACAACCACCCCATCGCCACCGGCACCGCCCGCTTCACCTGCATCCCCCCACCACCTACCAACGCCTCCGCACCCCCCACCACACCACCCCCACCCACCCCTCCCCCGCCTCACCCCCATCCCCCCCACACCGCCGGACGCCACCACCCCCACGACGTCGTCCTCGCCCCCACCAACCACCCCCACCACTGGCAACTCAACCCCGACCTCAACCACCCCATCCTCTTCGAACACACAAACGACC
Above is a window of Streptomyces subrutilus DNA encoding:
- a CDS encoding ScbR family autoregulator-binding transcription factor, whose protein sequence is MRVRPEWPLDNGGTVARQERAVRTRRVILEAAAAVFDERGYDAATIADILSRAGVTKGALYFHFASKQELAQGVLDEQFGEGGVPQRESKLQELVDVAMLLAYRMKREPMLSAGARLSLGPGMREIFGGGSVPGWIEFTRTLLVRAKEQGELLVHVDPAETAWILSACWTGAQIYSQALNDRTDVEERVAAVYQHICPSIATPAMLARLDMAPDRGQRVAAELESGRGPVREADPAFS
- a CDS encoding cytochrome P450 family protein — encoded protein: MEIDVSGVRMHAEAEWIRGRGPAVPVVLPGGVRGWAVNRQADIRRLLVDPRVSKDAYRHWPAWAGGEVDDRWPLAIWVSVQNMHTAYGEEHTRLRRPLAAAFTTRRVSDLRPRVEAVVGELLDGLARVGGEGRAVDLRAALAHELPTRIVFELFGIPERSWAPLHKIIKGFFDTAISAEDARRNTADLNATMADLVAHRRRSPGPDLTSALITARDGARGEAPFSEKELLDNLILLFTAGYETSANLISTALYELLRAPDQLALVRAGVASWQDAVEESLRVEAPAAYGLLRFAVEDIDMGEGVVIAQGDPILVSFASAGRDPAVHGPDAARFDVTRSTRAQHLSFGHGTHHCPGATLARLECVVALRRFFTRFPEAALAPGVGGEGRGPARVESFISNGLRELPVVLGRQAAPHPDPGSDPGPGPGYGVEGGSGPGYGVEGGPGPEYGVEGGSGSGSGYRVGGGSGSGSGVGGGSGSGFGSGGGVEGDVGFGVGAGVRAGAGAGAGVGVAGGAGGSVVRVEVRGAGVVAGPVGERVPGVVHVRAPVPVSVQVPDTGSGAGPGAASGSGAGPVSGPGVVGVDAGAGVGVEAVVEAGVGDGVDAGAGVGVGVDAGDVVGGGVVVDGGSVRGSGGGRCPVRGV
- a CDS encoding ScbA/BarX family gamma-butyrolactone biosynthesis protein, whose amino-acid sequence is MTMLTIRENTPLLPPPGAPLTRCNPLPTPTPALTTTVPREYVHRSSLAEVFLTGCHRTGEHTFHLTGQWPRAHTFFTTPDHTRHDPVQAGETIRQTGLYLCHALYHVPLTHNVLLHTLDFTTHPHHMHIGTTPTDLHITAHCTNTTQKGNRFSGTLHTTIHRNNHPIATGTARFTCIPPPPTNASAPPTTPPPPTPPPPHPHPPHTAGRHHPHDVVLAPTNHPHHWQLNPDLNHPILFEHTNDHHPGMVLIEAARQAAHALHHPTNPTYTPTTLTTQFHQYAELHTPCYITATTPTPHHTHITAHQNNNPIFTTTLTHTTP